Proteins encoded together in one Microbacterium sp. ABRD28 window:
- the cofD gene encoding 2-phospho-L-lactate transferase, with product MKITVIAGGVGGARFVRGVREFVRRSDEDHTIDVVVNTGDDWWLAGLRIWPDHDSILYTLAGQNDEERGWGRRGESERVSAELRTWGVTPEWFTLGDLDLGTHIARTAWLRAGETPTEVARRLGARWDLGVTLHPATDDEVDTHIVTPDGERLHFQEWWTRHRARLPVARFEQNGIDAARPAPAALDAITAADVILVAPSNPVVSIGPVLEIPGIRAALATASAPIVGVSPIIGGAAVRGMAEACLAVIGVDADAGAVARHYGARAAGGVLDGWLVDDEDSPAVPGIEAAGIVARAVPLWMKDADTSAALAADAVALARTVADLG from the coding sequence GTGAAGATCACCGTCATCGCAGGGGGCGTCGGCGGCGCACGATTCGTGCGCGGCGTCCGGGAGTTCGTTCGCCGCAGCGACGAGGACCACACCATCGACGTGGTCGTCAACACCGGGGATGACTGGTGGCTGGCGGGTCTTCGCATCTGGCCCGACCATGACAGCATCCTCTACACCCTCGCCGGGCAGAACGACGAAGAGCGCGGCTGGGGCCGGCGCGGCGAGAGCGAACGCGTGTCGGCGGAGCTTCGCACCTGGGGCGTCACCCCCGAGTGGTTCACCCTCGGCGACCTCGATCTCGGCACTCACATCGCCCGGACGGCGTGGCTCCGCGCCGGCGAGACACCCACGGAGGTCGCGCGGCGTCTCGGCGCCCGGTGGGACCTCGGCGTGACCCTGCACCCGGCGACCGATGACGAGGTCGACACCCACATCGTCACGCCGGACGGCGAGCGGCTGCACTTCCAGGAGTGGTGGACCCGGCACCGCGCGCGCCTTCCGGTCGCGCGGTTCGAGCAGAACGGGATCGACGCGGCGCGCCCCGCCCCGGCCGCGCTGGACGCGATCACCGCCGCGGATGTCATCCTCGTCGCCCCGTCGAACCCCGTGGTCTCGATCGGCCCGGTGCTCGAGATCCCGGGTATCCGCGCCGCGCTCGCCACCGCATCCGCGCCGATCGTCGGCGTCTCGCCGATCATCGGCGGGGCCGCGGTGCGGGGCATGGCCGAGGCGTGCCTTGCCGTCATCGGCGTCGACGCCGACGCGGGCGCCGTCGCCCGGCACTACGGCGCGCGCGCCGCCGGCGGCGTGCTGGATGGCTGGCTGGTCGACGACGAGGACTCACCGGCGGTGCCGGGTATCGAGGCCGCGGGGATCGTCGCCCGCGCTGTTCCGCTGTGGATGAAGGATGCCGATACCTCGGCCGCCCTCGCCGCCGATGCGGTCGCGCTGGCCCGGACGGTCGCCGATCTCGGGTAG
- a CDS encoding YfcE family phosphodiesterase — protein sequence MPTRLLLISDTHIPGRARSLPDAVRREADAADLIIHAGDWVTVDVLDDLQGHGEVLGVYGNNDGDDLRARLPEFAERTIEGVRWGVVHETGDAKGRERRMTLRYPDLDVLVFGHSHIPWDTTTASGLRLLNPGSPTDRRRQPHHTLMTAVVDDRALREVTRVEL from the coding sequence ATGCCGACGCGTCTGCTGCTGATCTCCGACACCCACATCCCCGGGCGGGCGCGCAGCCTGCCCGATGCCGTGCGTCGTGAGGCCGACGCCGCCGATCTCATCATCCACGCCGGCGACTGGGTGACTGTCGACGTGCTCGATGACCTGCAGGGCCACGGCGAGGTGCTGGGGGTGTACGGCAACAACGACGGCGATGACCTGCGGGCCCGTCTCCCCGAGTTCGCCGAGCGGACGATCGAGGGAGTGCGATGGGGCGTCGTGCACGAGACCGGCGATGCGAAGGGCCGGGAGAGACGGATGACGCTGCGCTACCCCGACCTCGATGTGCTCGTCTTCGGGCACAGCCACATCCCCTGGGACACGACCACCGCGTCGGGATTGCGCCTTCTCAACCCCGGCTCGCCCACAGATCGTCGGCGTCAGCCGCATCACACGCTCATGACAGCGGTCGTCGACGATCGGGCTCTCCGCGAGGTGACGCGCGTCGAACTCTGA
- a CDS encoding bifunctional nuclease family protein gives MVQVRVIGVALDAARQYVILLRPITEEVDGPRMLPIWIGAQEATSIAIAVEGAEPPRPLAHDLMKTLLETVSAQVERVEITRIDDGTFYAEITLLLPGGRRVLDARPSDAIALASRVDAPIWVADEVLADAGIPVSAMEFEDDDRLEEEKLEEFKRFLDEVDPEDFQG, from the coding sequence ATGGTCCAGGTTCGTGTGATCGGCGTCGCGCTCGACGCCGCGCGCCAGTACGTGATCCTGCTGCGGCCGATCACCGAAGAGGTGGACGGTCCGCGGATGCTCCCCATCTGGATCGGCGCGCAGGAGGCCACGTCGATCGCCATCGCCGTCGAGGGTGCCGAACCGCCGCGCCCGCTCGCCCACGATCTGATGAAGACCCTGCTCGAGACGGTGTCGGCGCAGGTCGAGCGGGTCGAGATCACCCGCATCGACGACGGCACCTTCTACGCCGAGATCACTCTCCTGCTTCCGGGTGGCCGGCGCGTGCTCGACGCCCGTCCCTCCGACGCGATCGCGCTCGCCTCCCGCGTCGACGCACCGATCTGGGTGGCCGACGAGGTGCTGGCCGACGCCGGCATCCCGGTCTCGGCGATGGAGTTCGAAGACGACGACAGGCTCGAGGAGGAGAAGCTCGAGGAGTTCAAGCGCTTCCTCGACGAGGTCGACCCGGAAGACTTCCAGGGCTGA
- a CDS encoding NAD(P)/FAD-dependent oxidoreductase, translating into MRRAGELDAVVVGAGPNGLAAAVTLARAGLGVRVYERLGAVGGGTATSELTLPGFRHDVCSAVHPLALASPFFREFGLGDRIRFEVPEISFAHPLDGGRAGVAYRDLDRTADDLGRDGAAYRALLGPLVAASDQIADFTTHPLVRVPPHVIAPVAFGLAALSQAGRWWNTPFTEDIAPSMITGVSAHTILPLPSLASAAAGLALTTYAHARGWPIPIGGSQAIADALADDLLAHGGEIVTDTEVTSLDELPPARTVLLDVTPAALIRLAGGRMPAAYRRALERFRYGNGVLKVDFALSGPVPWANDAVRRAGTVHVGGTRAEVAAAENVVARGGVPERPYVLVAQPSTFDDSRAPAGMHTLWTYTHVPAGSAVDVTEAVIAQIERFAPGFRDVIVASSTLTAVEMERHNPNYPGGDIAAGLPDVRQLLGRPTLSPEPWRTAIPGVYLCGASTSPGPGVHGMAGWLAARSALRHEFGTRILPNLAP; encoded by the coding sequence ATGAGGCGGGCGGGCGAACTCGACGCCGTCGTCGTCGGCGCGGGGCCCAACGGCCTGGCCGCTGCCGTCACGCTGGCCCGGGCAGGGCTCGGCGTCCGGGTCTACGAGCGACTCGGCGCCGTCGGCGGCGGCACCGCGACATCCGAGCTCACCCTCCCGGGGTTTCGCCACGACGTCTGCTCGGCGGTGCACCCGCTTGCTCTGGCGTCGCCGTTCTTCCGCGAGTTCGGGCTCGGCGACCGCATCCGGTTCGAGGTGCCGGAGATCTCCTTCGCCCATCCTCTCGACGGCGGACGCGCGGGCGTCGCCTACCGCGACCTCGACCGCACCGCCGACGACCTCGGCCGCGACGGCGCGGCCTATCGCGCTCTCCTCGGACCCCTCGTCGCCGCATCCGATCAGATCGCCGATTTCACCACCCACCCGCTCGTGCGCGTCCCCCCGCACGTGATCGCACCCGTCGCGTTCGGTCTGGCCGCGCTGTCGCAAGCCGGTCGCTGGTGGAACACCCCGTTCACCGAGGACATCGCGCCGTCGATGATCACCGGGGTCTCGGCCCACACCATCCTTCCTCTGCCGAGCCTGGCGTCGGCGGCGGCGGGACTGGCGCTCACGACCTACGCGCACGCGCGCGGCTGGCCGATCCCGATCGGCGGCAGCCAGGCGATCGCCGACGCCCTCGCCGACGATCTGCTCGCCCACGGCGGCGAGATCGTCACCGACACCGAGGTCACGAGCCTCGACGAGCTCCCGCCGGCGCGCACCGTGCTGCTCGACGTCACCCCGGCCGCGCTCATCCGGCTCGCCGGTGGGAGGATGCCGGCGGCGTACCGCCGCGCGCTGGAGCGGTTCCGGTACGGCAACGGCGTCCTCAAGGTGGATTTCGCCCTCTCCGGCCCGGTGCCGTGGGCGAATGACGCCGTCCGTCGTGCAGGGACGGTGCACGTCGGCGGCACCCGGGCGGAGGTGGCGGCGGCCGAGAACGTCGTCGCACGCGGCGGGGTGCCCGAGCGGCCCTACGTGCTCGTGGCCCAACCCAGCACCTTCGACGACAGCCGCGCGCCGGCGGGCATGCACACACTCTGGACCTACACGCACGTGCCGGCGGGATCGGCCGTCGACGTCACCGAGGCCGTCATCGCACAGATCGAACGGTTCGCCCCGGGCTTCCGCGATGTGATCGTCGCCAGCTCCACGCTCACCGCCGTCGAGATGGAGCGACACAATCCGAATTACCCCGGCGGCGACATCGCCGCCGGCCTCCCCGATGTGCGCCAGCTCCTGGGGCGCCCGACCCTTTCCCCCGAGCCCTGGCGCACCGCGATACCGGGGGTGTACCTCTGCGGCGCGTCGACGAGCCCGGGGCCCGGGGTGCACGGGATGGCCGGATGGCTGGCGGCGCGCAGCGCCCTGCGACACGAGTTCGGCACCCGCATCCTGCCCAACCTGGCCCCCTGA
- a CDS encoding SRPBCC family protein encodes MSRNTREMTCAPESVFEVLAEGWLFPTWVVGASRMRDVDADWPAAGSRLHHSFGAWPVLINDETMSTEWSPPRRAVMVATGWPIGEARISIDVKPRGEGCVVRLQEEAIAGLPRYLPDLLFDLLLHRRNAETLHRLAYLAEGRHARTRETTAEEENEEAGRPSSPDVADDHEAEEAAQAAEAAEAARE; translated from the coding sequence ATGTCACGCAACACACGAGAGATGACGTGCGCGCCCGAGAGCGTCTTCGAGGTGCTCGCCGAGGGATGGCTCTTCCCGACGTGGGTGGTCGGCGCGTCACGCATGCGGGATGTCGACGCCGACTGGCCCGCGGCGGGTTCGCGTCTTCACCACTCCTTCGGCGCCTGGCCCGTTCTGATCAACGACGAGACGATGTCGACCGAATGGAGCCCGCCGCGGCGCGCGGTGATGGTCGCCACCGGTTGGCCGATCGGCGAAGCCCGCATCTCCATCGACGTGAAGCCGCGCGGCGAAGGCTGTGTCGTGCGGCTGCAGGAGGAGGCCATCGCAGGGCTCCCCCGCTACCTCCCCGATCTGCTCTTCGATCTGCTGCTTCATCGGCGCAACGCCGAGACGCTCCACCGCCTCGCGTATCTGGCCGAGGGCCGCCACGCCCGCACGCGCGAGACCACCGCCGAAGAGGAGAACGAAGAGGCGGGGCGCCCCTCCTCCCCCGATGTCGCGGACGATCACGAAGCCGAAGAGGCCGCCCAGGCGGCTGAAGCGGCCGAAGCGGCGCGCGAATGA
- a CDS encoding DUF1992 domain-containing protein, with the protein MEDPRLRAARYRVERLQQDETPDATGENLEKAPTSTPAERAAYVEVAIQQAIRRGDFDDLPGAGKPLPDLGRAHDPDWWIRRKIEREQLTGLGPPALTLRVEDAELSGRLDALSREEDVREAVEDFNRRVKLARMQLLGGPPVVTALRDVDAEVAEWAARRRARMPAPDEAPPARPWWRRSKR; encoded by the coding sequence ATGGAGGATCCCAGGCTCCGCGCCGCGCGCTACCGCGTCGAACGGCTGCAGCAGGACGAGACCCCGGACGCGACGGGCGAGAACCTCGAAAAGGCGCCGACGTCCACTCCGGCGGAACGCGCCGCCTACGTCGAGGTCGCCATCCAGCAGGCGATCCGACGAGGGGATTTCGACGACCTTCCCGGGGCCGGCAAGCCCCTCCCCGATCTCGGACGCGCCCACGACCCGGACTGGTGGATCCGTCGCAAGATCGAGCGTGAGCAGCTGACGGGGCTCGGTCCCCCGGCGCTGACCCTGCGGGTCGAGGACGCCGAACTGTCGGGGAGACTGGACGCCCTCTCGCGGGAGGAGGACGTGCGCGAGGCCGTGGAGGACTTCAACCGACGGGTGAAGCTCGCACGGATGCAGCTGCTCGGCGGCCCGCCCGTGGTCACCGCCCTCCGCGACGTCGACGCCGAGGTCGCGGAGTGGGCAGCACGCCGCCGGGCGCGGATGCCGGCTCCCGACGAGGCCCCACCCGCACGACCGTGGTGGCGCAGATCGAAGCGGTGA
- a CDS encoding MFS transporter, which translates to MHMTSSAAPRPTSLIRAAGLSYFPIALVARLPFAMVVVGLLTLVVSARDSLALGGVTAAVTGLGTAMFGPLLGAAADRFGQRRVLLCAGLVNSLLLVAIAWLAFAPVPDAAVLAAGFLIGASTPQVAPFSRSRLVGIITRAIDPARRDAVVSGTMAYESAADEIVFVFGPVFVGVLAATLDPVAPVLGAAALAVIFVSAFALHPSARVEAGLRDGAPAPAPARELIRVAAPVVGALGMGLFFGTMLTSLTSFMADRGIAEQAGVVYGAMGLGSAALALGVAAFPARFTLGARWIVFAAVLVTGTLALPFVTSVVAMTLTLLLIGVGIGPTLVTQYSLAAHRSPLGRSSTVMTMLGSGIVVGQSASTAVAGVVAEYLGTDAALTLPFLAATIVLLAGVVDAASAPRRRLRFGG; encoded by the coding sequence ATGCATATGACTTCTTCTGCTGCGCCCCGCCCGACCTCCCTGATCCGGGCCGCTGGTCTGTCGTACTTCCCCATCGCGCTCGTCGCGCGTCTGCCGTTCGCCATGGTGGTCGTCGGACTCCTGACCCTCGTGGTCTCGGCCCGCGACTCGCTGGCCCTCGGCGGGGTGACCGCCGCGGTGACCGGCCTCGGAACCGCGATGTTCGGCCCCCTTCTGGGGGCGGCGGCAGACCGGTTCGGTCAACGACGGGTGCTGCTGTGCGCGGGTCTGGTCAACAGCCTGCTGCTCGTCGCGATCGCGTGGCTGGCATTCGCACCGGTGCCCGATGCGGCGGTGCTGGCCGCCGGGTTCCTCATCGGCGCGTCCACACCCCAGGTCGCCCCGTTCTCGCGGAGCCGCCTCGTGGGGATCATCACCCGCGCCATCGATCCCGCCCGCCGGGACGCCGTTGTCAGCGGCACCATGGCCTACGAGTCGGCCGCCGACGAGATCGTCTTCGTCTTCGGACCGGTGTTCGTCGGCGTCCTCGCCGCCACGCTCGATCCCGTCGCGCCCGTCCTCGGCGCCGCAGCCCTCGCGGTGATCTTCGTGTCGGCCTTCGCGCTGCATCCGTCCGCCCGCGTCGAGGCCGGCCTCCGTGATGGCGCCCCCGCACCGGCCCCGGCGCGCGAGCTCATCCGGGTCGCGGCACCCGTGGTGGGAGCTCTGGGAATGGGCCTCTTCTTCGGCACGATGCTCACCTCGCTGACCTCGTTCATGGCCGACCGCGGCATCGCCGAGCAGGCGGGCGTCGTCTACGGCGCGATGGGACTCGGCTCGGCGGCGCTGGCGCTGGGCGTCGCGGCGTTCCCCGCCCGGTTCACGCTCGGCGCACGCTGGATCGTCTTCGCCGCCGTTCTCGTCACCGGCACCCTCGCGCTCCCGTTCGTAACGAGCGTGGTGGCCATGACCCTCACCCTTCTCCTCATCGGTGTGGGCATCGGCCCGACCCTCGTCACCCAGTACAGCCTCGCCGCCCACCGGAGCCCTCTCGGGCGCTCGTCGACGGTGATGACGATGCTCGGCTCGGGCATCGTCGTCGGACAGTCGGCCTCGACCGCGGTGGCCGGCGTCGTCGCGGAGTACCTGGGAACGGATGCCGCGCTGACGCTGCCGTTCCTCGCCGCGACGATCGTGCTGCTGGCGGGTGTCGTCGACGCGGCGTCGGCGCCGCGCCGTCGGCTGCGCTTCGGCGGCTGA
- a CDS encoding NAD(P)-dependent oxidoreductase — MRIALTGSSGKLGSVVARELRAGGIEAIGLDVAGERGPGFVQVDLTDYGQVVDALGAVNDQHDGVDAVVHLGAIPAPGLRSDVATFHNNMAATFNVFHAAIRVGVRRIVAASSETVLGLPFDVPPPYAPVDEEYEPRPESVYSLVKTLEERMARELVRWHPDLSITALRFSNVMVPEDYAEFPSFDADPRRRKWNLWGYIDARDGAQAIERALRVAEPGFEPFIIAAADTVMTRPNAELLAEVFPDVGVRGEIGENDTLLSIDKARRMLGYEPRHSWRTELS, encoded by the coding sequence ATGCGCATCGCACTCACCGGTTCATCCGGAAAGCTCGGCTCGGTCGTGGCCCGCGAACTTCGCGCCGGCGGCATCGAGGCCATCGGCCTCGACGTCGCCGGCGAGCGCGGCCCGGGTTTCGTCCAGGTCGATCTCACCGACTACGGCCAGGTCGTCGACGCGCTGGGCGCGGTGAACGACCAGCACGACGGTGTCGACGCCGTGGTGCACCTGGGGGCGATCCCGGCACCGGGACTGCGCAGCGACGTGGCGACCTTCCACAACAACATGGCGGCGACCTTCAACGTCTTCCACGCCGCCATCCGCGTGGGGGTGCGCCGGATCGTCGCCGCATCGAGTGAGACGGTGCTGGGTCTCCCCTTCGACGTGCCGCCGCCGTACGCCCCGGTCGACGAGGAGTACGAACCGCGTCCCGAGAGCGTCTATTCGCTCGTGAAGACCCTCGAAGAGCGCATGGCGCGCGAGCTCGTGCGCTGGCACCCCGACCTCTCGATCACCGCACTGCGCTTCTCGAACGTCATGGTGCCCGAGGACTACGCCGAGTTCCCGTCGTTCGACGCCGACCCCCGGCGCCGTAAGTGGAACCTGTGGGGCTACATCGACGCCCGCGACGGCGCCCAGGCGATCGAGCGGGCACTGCGCGTGGCCGAGCCCGGATTCGAACCCTTCATCATCGCGGCGGCCGACACCGTGATGACCCGCCCGAACGCCGAACTGCTCGCCGAGGTGTTCCCAGACGTCGGGGTGCGCGGCGAGATCGGAGAGAACGACACCCTGCTGTCGATCGACAAGGCGCGCCGGATGCTCGGCTACGAGCCCCGCCATTCGTGGCGGACCGAGCTCTCCTGA